ATAATCGCTatcgtttttatattttatgtttgaatttttttttaagctaaTGCCACAGAAAGACCACGATAATATTGACAATTAAgtgccaatttttttttaattaagcgacTGTTCggtaaaatttatagtttgtaTTCTGATCCAGATTATATGTGATCATTACAAACTTTGTGtcctaaaaatatattttgttgataaattaatgaaaccaagattttagaatatataatgaatttaAGAAAACTAAAACTTGTAAACTTTGTACTTACAGTACTCGAAAACCTCAAAGTTTTGACatgtaaaagaagaaattttattacttttatcaaaGTTTCAACAAAAATCTTAAAACCGATTTTTAACcgtattttaagaaaattataatatattttactatagcgtacagaaaatatttcatcttATAATTTCGACGAAGAACAATCCAAAGACTACTCGGGCCATTGCTTTTACCTCGCAATATCTTTAATGGATTACGTGAATCCAAGCTTAAAACGGAATTTCGCTTTAATAGAGTATCATGTCGCTTGGCTGAGAAATGGCACGGTAAGACTGACAAATTGTCTGCAAACGCAGCCTCGCTGGATGGAGGAGAGAAGAACCATCTTAGGACCATTGCCATTGAGAAGGGTATTCCTGCCTGGTACGCACGATTCCGCGTCATACGCGATACATGAACGAGCGAACTCCGAGAATATCGTCGAGAGATACGTGATAACGCAGGTAAATTCCAGAATTATTAGtacaaagaattaaatatttgcgtGAATAAAAACCAGGTAAATCGCAAATTAATCTCACTGCGGTACAACACTGATTTCAAATCGGAAGTTGGAATGGCTAAAAAAACCTCCATTTCTATGGCATTCTTTCGAtcgatataaatttcaatataaattttttctcgagTCAAATAACAAGATCACGCTCAAGtaaaattggcaaaaaaaaatgttcgaaCGATTAAAAAGAGTTTACGAAGATCGGATGCGAATTAAATATGGAATAACCATTGCTGGTAATCGTTAGGATAATTAAACTGCAGGATGTGGACGTACTCGCGCAACTGATCTACGGGGTCCGATATCTCGACATCAGAGTCGGACACTATCCCAACACCAATTCAGTATGGTGGGCGAATCACGGAGTGTTCAAGTCTGTTCCCATGCAGACTGTCGTGAACCAAGTGAAGACTTTCCTCGACAACACAAACGAGATCGTAATTTTTGACGTCCAAGAATTTCCAGttggtaatatattttagcatTAAATAACCCGATAGTTTTTGGCTGGACAAAAATAGTACAgccatacacacacattttttaatgcttttaatttttttaatactttgtaataattttttttttttacggagaAATATTATGCCCTCATATTATTGTCGAATCACGACACTCTcacaacaaataaaatcattgaTTTAAATAGGTAAAGatcaatttagaaatttaacgtagaatgtaacaattaaaatacgaAGCGAAATAcgaagaattatttaattataagaactaTTCACATTTATGGTATATATTGGATCAAACTCTAAGATATCTTGCTTATCATCTCATGTCCGTTttcattaatgtaaattaactgCAATATCCTAGTAATATTGGCAAGTTCATTGGCACAGTATTAGCCCAatgtattcttaatttaaatgcaGCACAATATTGATCCAATAtcgcattaataaattatgctACTAGCTACAACGAACTCTGATCTCAATTGaatttactttttgtttttctaattcttagaactaaaagaagataaaaagtaattaaatcgaaatcaaagttaatctacattgatgGAAATAgacattataaaaacaatttttggcACTCGTATTGATTACGTATTATTCGAATAATTGATTACGACTATTGTAGTAGAATACGCAGGAATAAAACAAACAATAGCgtaatttgtctttttttttcaattaataataatagtaacattaacaaaattatgtaactcacttataaataacaaagaaacttataagtaatattttagattttatgtaaaagtatatGCTGGTGTGTTGCTAggttttggaaaaaatatggGGGTACATCGTGAGTTCGTTGGATTTCTAGAGGAACAATTCGCTGGGTACTATCTGCCGAGGTGGTACCCAGTAGGTGCGGATCCGGTTTACGGATGGATCAGTACGATGGATAGGATTTGGTCAACCGGGAAAAGACTTATCATCGGTTATGATCACAACGAAGTCATCGGGGATTACAGGAGCTTATGGCCCTGCGTGATACATCAATGGGGAAACGTCAGGACTATTGAAGACTTGTTCAATTATCTGAATCGCATCGAAACGGAAAATTTCGCCGGGTATGTAAAACACATACAAAGCTAACATAAAGTCgtcttattcaaaattattctgTTATCCACCTATTCTTGATTTTACAAGCACTTTCGCTAAACCATAGACGTGGTCATTGTCTCGGTGTGTacacatagaaaaattatattctcatTCTAACAAAAGCAACTActcaatttttcttcttttagtATCAATATTAGTTTTCTTCctttaaataatagttatctttgcaaagaatatcttaataatagttttaaaagacACTCGTCATTTACCTGAAAcgcatgtaatatttatttaaaataaacttttgtgtgcacgcagaaaaatatttaagtaaatatacttattctaattatttcttttttaagtttcTATATGCAAATCTGTCACAATccttgtaaaaatgtaatattagacagtattaaattggccagtaattattacttattttaagtattaaaaataataaacagcaGTGTTTTTTAATGTAGTGTCCAATATTACACTTGTATAAAGGAAGTTCATTATAAACGTCAAAtctattcaaaatatattttatccttgtaaaatttaatacttcagTCAAGAATATTAACCCTTCATGTTACATAGAGTCCAGCGAACTTTCTCTTtgataaagtatatatatacttaatcaTTTTCTAACTTCCACGAAAGATATCTTTCGTGGAAGTTAGAAAATGTAAAGAGAATATAATACTTATGAAGCCATCTCTTGAGAGATTGAAGTATCCTTTTGGCTTAAAACTATTTCACAGCTAGGTTTAGTTTGAGCAACCGTTGAAAGTTATCGAAAGAGACCATACACCCGGATCTTATTTTTTGGAACAAGGATTCAAGGActattttttacttgaaatacCAAATTTCATAAGTAAtctgataaatttttagtttaaaatattaaaaattaaaaagttatgacttttgcgataaaaaaataagaaatttctcaacttttcacttttatcaattttttattatttaaataataaaattttactatgtaaataattagaatacaTTCTCCAAATCTcgaagtattaaatttttttgtaataatatctttgatactttttcatattacgtacaaataaatttcatacaaGGTTCACTGAATCCAATGTGACAATTATTATGTGACAAAGGTATGACAACAAagagttaaattaaaacaaaaatttgatttgcttATTACTCTgacttttctttaaaacaatttagaatatttttcgaaagagtattttttcaaatatatgataaatttttttgtgtcgagtatacacaatatattgtaaaacaattatcaagaaaatatataattcttcgTTAATGATAACCATTACttactagaaaaaaattaagtaatcgTTTTTCTAGAATGTTTTCTGTGTGTACACGAGCTACTTGGTTAATAATAGCTGGATCGATAAAGATTATGCTGATTTCAACTAACAGaactgtattaaataaaaaaagtcttCAATTTTACTCTATATACAGAACAAGGATATTATAATGCAAACTATAATAGGCCAGTTCCTTTTAACTGAACTTCTAGCACGATTCATTTTTCCTGCTTTTCTTTTCCCATTAgagtgaaaaagaaaaaagatgaaCTGCGCAAGAGGTTCAGCTAAAGAGAATAAGACCTAATTACGCCAATCTGGCGCTTCTCGTTTTCAGCTCGCTGCTTAATATAACACCAAGATCGGCAATGGCAGAATTAACGCCCAATACATGGGACGTAATCTTAAATCGACTTGGAAGTATCCGTCAAATGGCGGACAAAGTTAATATCAATGTTACAAATTGGTATAACAGCAAGTGGCAAAATACTGCCAATATCGTTGCCGTCGACTTTGTCCGTTCGTCCGGCATCATCGAAACCGCGATCGAATGGAACGAAAGACGAAATTCACATTGTTGAAAACCCCTTCTCTATATTCTATTCACGCGGGAATTGAAGAAACGTACAAACTGAAGTTCACTAAATGCACCATTAATCTATAGGTCTGTTCTTGGTCGCTGCACTGCTCGCTatactggtgcaataagttagaatgagaaaaaaatatatttgtcgtattctaacttattgcatcagTGCAGCAGTGTAGTGACTGAGAACAGGCCTTGTAAtatgcaaaacaatttttatacaaaatagtacttaataatttattattttgcttctataattttatcaacagtTACGTGTtgtatgaatattaataaattttatacacaagGTGAGCGATGCAATTAGACaatgtctaataaaaaaaaatgtaaatgtctCACAAGTGATTTTcactttatcttttaatttcgtagaaatattcttttaatttaaattcattaaataatgttactgCGATGTGCGAATTCATCGcagtgtttaataaaaaataggtaaactatttaattagctaatttaagtattttaagcTTACACTAAGGAAGCAATTACAAAAACCTTTTGTTGCCTTCTCAAGAAATTCAGATAATCTAGGTCTGCGTAACGCAATTTGCGCATTAATCGTATAATACGAATACGTGTGATCATCACAGTTCCGCCGGATGTGCGAATAATGCTCTAGTCAAGGTAACCGAGAGAAACGAAATTGTCGCATACAGGTGCGCGATGCAACGAAATCAGTTCATCATCCGGTGCAGACGATGTTGGTCGCGAACGCGAAACAGACTACGAGATCTATCTGCATTAATCCATCACATCTTGGAAAACGCAATAAACATCAGAAAGAGCGTCTAAGAGAGAACgataataatctctttaagAAGTCGATCAGCCTTACAGATTCCTTTCATAAGAAAAGGAATTTGCATTTTATGAGATTTCGCTTCTCGAAGTCGAGTGGCGACATCGAGATCTCCACTTAACGAAATTTAGCGTATTTTTATCTCCGTCAAAAGAGCGACTATCTCGTTTGCATTTATATCAGGAAAATGTGCTACTGCCTGTTGCTATTGGTTTTACTGCCGATCGTAACTTCGGAGTTGTGCGGGTATCCCTGGTATCAGTACGATACGTGCCAAAATAATTCTCTTTCTTGTCCCAGTGATCAGAAGTGCGCGTTCATTGAGCAATGCTCGGCGGTTGTATCCCTGATGGATCAAAACGCACTTTCTGCTCACAGGTAATGtagtcattattattatttacgttGAAATGACACATTTATACACGTGGATCTTTCAAATGTAGATTACGACAGGCTGTGTGCGGGTACGATCGAACACGCATAAAAATTTGCTGCAGCATCGACAGTTATGCCGAACGGCCgatatatttagataaaaatttggaCACGTATCCAACGCAATTACCTTCAAATTTTCAATGCGGAAAGAGTATTGTTCAGAACAATGTAGACACTTTAGGATCGTATCCTTTTATCGCAAGGATCGGTTTCATAAGCAAGTACTTTGCACGTATATAGAAGTGCTTGTATATTATACAGCAGTTGCGTAATACACAGATGTCTCAGAAAAATTGCCAATtgtgtaacattaaaaactaCTGTAACGCTAAAAAAACCgttgattttttattgtaagtattgatagttttaaatttattaataaaaatgcaaggCGAAAAATTTCTGCGGCATCATGTATATagcaaattatatacaattttgtttattcgaaggacgagagagagaaagttagctatacttcttttattatataagacaTGCGTTTTCAGACTGTTAGCAAGAATTCCTTTTCAGATACAATAACGGGTGAGATCAAATACTCGTGCAATGGCGTGATTGTTAATGAGCGTTCTGTATTGACTACAGCTACATGCGCACTCGCGAAATCGGACAGATACAAATTGTACGTATAGCAgtcgaaaataaaatataacgaatGATCGTTGCTCAGATTTTCGATTGTAGCATTAAATTGTAGCATGCATTAATTATGATACGCCTTTGTTCGTTATTTAGATGCTCTGTGCTTATTGGTGAATATAATACAGAGTCGAATCCagattgcaataatttattttgcggACACAATACCAGTAGCCACGACATATCGTATGTAGTAAAACATCCGGGCTACGACGCCGCAAGTTTATCCAGCAATATCGCCTTACTTCGCTTGAAGAAGGCTATCGATTTTACAGGTATGTACAATTCTTAAGTATATAAGTGTTGAAGAAACTGTGACGGTCACACAGCCCCAATGAAATAGCAATATATCCGGTCTTCTTCAGCCACAGCTCAACCAATCTGCTTTATACCGGAAGACAGATACGTCAGCCTAGGAAGTACATGCACTGTTGTCGGCTGGGGAAAATTATCAGGTCAAAAAGGTATTCGTATTAATAGAACAAACTATCGTAAAGCATAAAACTGTAAGCTGTGTTTATGTAACGTTCAAGTGCTGTAACCCTGTAATCCAGCGCAACCACTGACGCAACAGTCATTACAACTAGAACTCGTACCTAAGCAGCAGTGCTCGGACTATTTAAGCCAAGCTCTATCTGTCGAATTATGCGCCAAAGGAAACTGTGAACCTTGCTCAGGTTACAGTGGTAGTCCTCTGTTATACAAATATGCGGACACTTATTTCTTGGTATGTtatcaacataaatatttacatatatactacAGATGTAGTTcacatatttatgttttacacttttttttttaatcaggtTGGAATCCTATCATATGGGTCTAGTTGCGACTCAAGCACCATTTTTCCATCTGCATTTGTAAATGTTCAGAGATACACAAGGTGGATCTTAGAAAATTCATAAggttgcaaaaatataaaaacgtctcaaaacgtttttttaaataccgattataatattggattttcacgagttttatttttttgcaaatctaaaataagttatttatgtttaaatatattcaaatatttgccGCGTGTCATTTCCTTAGCCTCTTCTAGACCCAGCTGATAAGCTAAATCGTGCAGTCTTTTCACTTCCGAGATAAGCCCGGTCATTGATAAATTACCCAGCTCTGCAAGAAAATAGTTTACGGTATTTAGCAACAGGatgaagaattatatattaatgcatATCAACTCACGATGCACATGGCTTATGTCATCCTGCGACATCGCAGCCCAAAAACATGGTTCTGTCTGCGGTGAATTTTGAGCAACAAACTCATGTACACCTGGAACTTCATTGCTCGCTACATATATGATGTATTGTGTATACATAACTTATAAATGAACTTTAAAACATGTACTCACTCTGTTCAGGCCATAGATCAGGAGATGCTCTATCCAATTTCTCAAAACTCATAAGACTCTCCTCTATGCAAGACAAATCTATAAAACAAGAATCAAccattttaacttttattatatttgattattctaatattatgGGACTTAGCttctatatatttgtataagaatTGTGCAgttttaatctaataaaataaaaatcacaaaGAGATTGATTCATATAATATcttatacaattatacatgATAGAATTTGAgcatttcatataaatttaaatatttcattacataaagcaaaaaaattgactAATGGATATagacagaaaataaaatatatttaatattttaaataataaaaatttatgaccATAATTCAGTAATGGAATTCTTTAACTCGATAAGTATCTGTATTGTTGTTtgcatatcttttttaccaTTTATAATAccatatacaataatatcaaTACTATCTCAATCTGGGAAGTTATAGTCGCTTGgagttactttttatttcagtagcaaaaaaataaagtttaataatttttgttacaaaaatttcattaaaaatctggatttatttttttcatttctccttagttttttaagcaaatattaaatataaatttatataaatattttacaagaaactACTCACAAGTTAACAAACTACAGATCTGTATCACAAGATACACCTTtgacattttcttttcttaaaaactatCAGTGTGTAATGaccaatataatattaaaataataaacatttaaaaaatattgattacaaAAGAATAAGATAAAGTGGTTtagaaaagtttatttatatgtataatatatttaatttattatattcagtaTGCAATTGTAAcccaatatatgtatatgagcAAGAGCAAAAGTACACTCCGAAATTGACAAATTCTTGTGTTTTTTTGTTCTGCTTGCGACATCAAACTCACCTGGTTGATCCACTGCTTCGTCGGTGGCCATAACGATCGCGTGAAAGCTATAAAATCTACTCAAGTGTTCCAGGAGGACGCTTTAACGAATACTCGACGCGCGTACAAAATGGAGTAAAAAACCGAGCGGGATACTTCGTACACGTTACTCCCCTTTATTCCTTATAGAAATCCTCGAATAACAAGACTAACTATCACGCGTatcaatcgttacgtgtcgtTTTCTTGTAATGTCGTCCGTCTACGCAGTTCCTTGGCTAATTCGGCCTGCTGCTGCAGAATGTAGACATTTTCTGCCTTTCGGCGCTCACGTCGTTCAATGTCACGTATCACACCGAGGTGCAGCTGCTTCCTAAAACGATTTGCAACGGAACGTTAGCCGTCGAGAACATTGAAATGTCGTGCAACACGGTATCTATCTACCTGTCGTAGGCCTGTTTGTAATGTACGTAGCTTATTATTCCGACGGACGACATGCAACATATACCGAAAGTGATTTTAGACGCACTCGACATTCTCTGATGGAACAGCGCACAGTTATCGTCGCGAAGTTGCTCGCGTGAGGCACGACGGGACAGTCGATTATTATCGATTctcgtacgcgcgcgcgcgttattcGACTGTCCTCAACCTATAGTTTGGATAacttttgtctttttattcgaattacaaaatatcaataaaaataaaattgaaaaaaaagaagttaaataGGATAATAAGTctcaaactataaaaaaattgactaaTCACGgttaaatgtaagaaaaataatcaaatataattagaaaataattgaatataataaaaaaaagcctAATAGCGTTTTCGATCGGCCTGGGTTAATCGCTCCGGGAGCGATTAATAACGTCATAAGACCAATCATAGCCATTTTTCTGAACAAGAgaataactgtgattggccagttcTAGAGAAAAAACAAACCGAAACGGATTAATCCAGCACCGATCGAAAACGCCATAAAAAACGGTTTAAAACCTATTACATTAACTAGAGAATAGCCCTTAGTTTACAATAAAGATTACAATAAAGAGCCGTaaaaaattgaccaatcacagtcgatttttataaaaataatcaactgtgattgattatttttttacagcttaAAACCGGGCTAAGCCCGGATCtgcaataggtgtagtaagccttatgctataagaaactgaccaattataattgaatgtgagaagaataaactaatataattggttaat
This sequence is a window from Monomorium pharaonis isolate MP-MQ-018 chromosome 3, ASM1337386v2, whole genome shotgun sequence. Protein-coding genes within it:
- the LOC105837176 gene encoding PI-PLC X domain-containing protein 1 isoform X2 — encoded protein: MIEDDSAPRVCSQLASWKELKRLRGQREECQRLEEAFRFYLLRSSRVNSCTKMKLLTIVSALFPWLTIVDCMSTARFCGPETGDDFQRAHVGLIISPIMSIRMIREIEIYWNHARYRPGDTIALYTGEPTNGLEPIYTLIPNAPSGIKRTGLQATFVPTSNLTFHQQCLQYHVAWLRNGTVRLTNCLQTQPRWMEERRTILGPLPLRRVFLPGTHDSASYAIHERANSENIVERYVITQDVDVLAQLIYGVRYLDIRVGHYPNTNSVWWANHGVFKSVPMQTVVNQVKTFLDNTNEIVIFDVQEFPVGFGKNMGVHREFVGFLEEQFAGYYLPRWYPVGADPVYGWISTMDRIWSTGKRLIIGYDHNEVIGDYRSLWPCVIHQWGNVRTIEDLFNYLNRIETENFAGSLLNITPRSAMAELTPNTWDVILNRLGSIRQMADKVNINVTNWYNSKWQNTANIVAVDFVRSSGIIETAIEWNERRNSHC
- the LOC105837177 gene encoding chymotrypsin-like protease CTRL-1; the protein is MCYCLLLLVLLPIVTSELCGYPWYQYDTCQNNSLSCPSDQKCAFIEQCSAVVSLMDQNALSAHRLRQAVCGYDRTRIKICCSIDSYAERPIYLDKNLDTYPTQLPSNFQCGKSIVQNNVDTLGSYPFIARIGFINTITGEIKYSCNGVIVNERSVLTTATCALAKSDRYKLCSVLIGEYNTESNPDCNNLFCGHNTSSHDISYVVKHPGYDAASLSSNIALLRLKKAIDFTATAQPICFIPEDRYVSLGSTCTVVGWGKLSGQKAQPLTQQSLQLELVPKQQCSDYLSQALSVELCAKGNCEPCSGYSGSPLLYKYADTYFLVGILSYGSSCDSSTIFPSAFVNVQRYTRWILENS
- the LOC105837178 gene encoding protein lin-52 homolog isoform X3 — protein: MATDEAVDQPDLSCIEESLMSFEKLDRASPDLWPEQSVHEFVAQNSPQTEPCFWAAMSQDDISHVHQLGNLSMTGLISEVKRLHDLAYQLGLEEAKEMTRGKYLNIFKHK
- the LOC105837178 gene encoding protein lin-52 homolog isoform X2, whose protein sequence is MATDEAVDQPDLSCIEESLMSFEKLDRASPDLWPEQIPGVHEFVAQNSPQTEPCFWAAMSQDDISHVHQLGNLSMTGLISEVKRLHDLAYQLGLEEAKEMTRGKYLNIFKHK
- the LOC105837178 gene encoding protein lin-52 homolog isoform X1, which codes for MATDEAVDQPDLSCIEESLMSFEKLDRASPDLWPEQTSNEVPGVHEFVAQNSPQTEPCFWAAMSQDDISHVHQLGNLSMTGLISEVKRLHDLAYQLGLEEAKEMTRGKYLNIFKHK
- the LOC105837176 gene encoding PI-PLC X domain-containing protein 1 isoform X1; this encodes MIEDDSAPRAVCSQLASWKELKRLRGQREECQRLEEAFRFYLLRSSRVNSCTKMKLLTIVSALFPWLTIVDCMSTARFCGPETGDDFQRAHVGLIISPIMSIRMIREIEIYWNHARYRPGDTIALYTGEPTNGLEPIYTLIPNAPSGIKRTGLQATFVPTSNLTFHQQCLQYHVAWLRNGTVRLTNCLQTQPRWMEERRTILGPLPLRRVFLPGTHDSASYAIHERANSENIVERYVITQDVDVLAQLIYGVRYLDIRVGHYPNTNSVWWANHGVFKSVPMQTVVNQVKTFLDNTNEIVIFDVQEFPVGFGKNMGVHREFVGFLEEQFAGYYLPRWYPVGADPVYGWISTMDRIWSTGKRLIIGYDHNEVIGDYRSLWPCVIHQWGNVRTIEDLFNYLNRIETENFAGSLLNITPRSAMAELTPNTWDVILNRLGSIRQMADKVNINVTNWYNSKWQNTANIVAVDFVRSSGIIETAIEWNERRNSHC
- the LOC105837179 gene encoding protein PET117 homolog, mitochondrial, with translation MSSASKITFGICCMSSVGIISYVHYKQAYDRKQLHLGVIRDIERRERRKAENVYILQQQAELAKELRRRTTLQENDT
- the LOC105837176 gene encoding PI-PLC X domain-containing protein 1 isoform X3: MKLLTIVSALFPWLTIVDCMSTARFCGPETGDDFQRAHVGLIISPIMSIRMIREIEIYWNHARYRPGDTIALYTGEPTNGLEPIYTLIPNAPSGIKRTGLQATFVPTSNLTFHQQCLQYHVAWLRNGTVRLTNCLQTQPRWMEERRTILGPLPLRRVFLPGTHDSASYAIHERANSENIVERYVITQDVDVLAQLIYGVRYLDIRVGHYPNTNSVWWANHGVFKSVPMQTVVNQVKTFLDNTNEIVIFDVQEFPVGFGKNMGVHREFVGFLEEQFAGYYLPRWYPVGADPVYGWISTMDRIWSTGKRLIIGYDHNEVIGDYRSLWPCVIHQWGNVRTIEDLFNYLNRIETENFAGSLLNITPRSAMAELTPNTWDVILNRLGSIRQMADKVNINVTNWYNSKWQNTANIVAVDFVRSSGIIETAIEWNERRNSHC